From Draconibacterium halophilum, one genomic window encodes:
- a CDS encoding cryptochrome/photolyase family protein: MNTFNIVWLRRDLRLTDNTALIHSLKSDNKTVVLFIFDFNILDELDKNDARVTFIHQQLTKLHKELDKINSGLLVKTGEPLKIWQELISDFEVGEVHFNRDYEPYATQRDEQIQQLLQKNGIAVFSHKDQVIFEPHEVLKGDGTPYIVFTPYKNKWLEHFDPQQIKVEKKLETDSFVSIDSSLPTLEEIGFQKSEIKVQEYDLSEVDNYSETRNFPALNGTSKLSVHLRFGTVSIRQIVKQVYNQSPDFLSELVWREFFMQILFHFPRVVNENFRAKYNGIQWRNNEKEFGRWCKGETGYPIVDAGMRELNQTGYMHNRVRMITASFLCKHLLIDWHWGEAYFAKKLLDFELSSNNGNWQWAAGTGCDAAPYFRVFNPTEQVKKFDKEMHYIKKWVPEFQNLNYPAPMVDHKMARNRALETYKKGISG, from the coding sequence ATGAATACATTTAACATCGTTTGGTTACGAAGAGATTTACGACTTACCGATAATACTGCACTCATCCATTCGCTAAAAAGTGACAACAAAACAGTTGTACTTTTTATTTTCGATTTCAATATTCTGGATGAGCTGGATAAAAATGATGCGCGTGTAACTTTTATTCATCAGCAACTTACTAAACTTCATAAAGAACTGGACAAAATAAATTCGGGGCTTTTGGTAAAAACCGGCGAGCCTTTAAAAATCTGGCAAGAACTTATTTCTGATTTCGAAGTTGGGGAGGTGCATTTTAACCGCGATTACGAACCTTATGCCACGCAACGTGACGAACAAATTCAGCAACTTCTGCAGAAAAATGGCATCGCTGTTTTCTCACATAAAGACCAGGTAATTTTCGAGCCCCACGAAGTATTAAAAGGTGACGGAACACCATACATCGTTTTTACGCCTTACAAAAATAAATGGCTCGAACATTTTGATCCACAACAAATAAAAGTTGAAAAAAAACTAGAGACGGATTCGTTCGTTTCCATTGATTCCTCTCTTCCAACATTAGAGGAGATTGGTTTTCAGAAATCAGAAATAAAGGTTCAAGAATACGATTTATCAGAGGTTGATAACTATAGTGAAACGCGAAACTTCCCGGCACTGAATGGAACCAGTAAACTCAGTGTTCACCTGCGATTTGGTACGGTAAGTATCCGGCAAATTGTAAAGCAGGTGTATAACCAATCACCCGATTTTTTGAGCGAACTGGTTTGGCGCGAGTTTTTTATGCAAATTCTCTTTCATTTTCCACGGGTGGTAAACGAGAATTTCAGAGCCAAATACAACGGCATACAGTGGCGCAATAACGAAAAAGAATTTGGTCGCTGGTGTAAGGGAGAAACAGGCTACCCAATTGTTGATGCCGGAATGCGCGAACTAAACCAAACAGGATATATGCATAACCGCGTGCGTATGATTACCGCCAGCTTTTTATGTAAACATCTGCTTATCGACTGGCATTGGGGAGAGGCATACTTTGCTAAAAAACTGCTCGATTTTGAACTCTCGTCAAACAATGGCAATTGGCAATGGGCGGCAGGAACCGGTTGCGATGCAGCCCCCTATTTTCGTGTTTTTAATCCTACTGAGCAGGTAAAAAAGTTTGATAAAGAAATGCATTACATAAAAAAATGGGTACCCGAATTTCAGAACCTTAACTATCCTGCTCCTATGGTCGATCATAAAATGGCCCGCAACCGTGCGCTGGAAACCTACAAAAAAGGCATCTCCGGTTAA
- a CDS encoding TolB family protein, giving the protein MNKKSYLLAFLLLPLMTFAQLENVQSTLEIFNIVTNEREIILSEEAHFEAPNWSGDGTFLLINQGGKLYKVDLKSNKKTLINTGFADRCNNDHGISFDGKWLAISHQAESEPVPGEPTKKGSRIYILPIEGGTPKAVTPKVPSYWHGWSPDGQRLAYCAERNGEYDVYTISVDGGEETRLTTETGLDDGPEYSPDGKYLYYNSMASGKMEIWRMNVDGSNKKQLTNDAYSNWFAHPSPDGKYFVFISYHEDQGSGHPAMKEVSLRLMNLSDGSIRTLCSFTGGQGTINVPSWAPDGKRFAFVSYKYIK; this is encoded by the coding sequence ATGAACAAAAAAAGCTATTTGCTCGCCTTCCTTTTGCTTCCCCTAATGACTTTTGCTCAACTGGAAAATGTACAATCAACACTTGAGATTTTTAATATTGTGACCAACGAACGTGAAATAATCCTTAGTGAAGAAGCCCATTTTGAAGCTCCAAACTGGAGTGGCGACGGAACTTTTCTGCTTATCAACCAGGGAGGAAAATTGTATAAAGTTGATCTGAAATCGAATAAAAAGACACTTATAAATACGGGCTTTGCCGACAGATGCAACAACGACCACGGCATTTCATTCGATGGCAAGTGGCTGGCAATAAGTCATCAAGCGGAATCAGAACCGGTGCCCGGAGAACCCACAAAAAAAGGATCACGAATTTATATTTTACCCATTGAAGGAGGAACACCCAAAGCGGTTACCCCAAAAGTACCGTCGTACTGGCATGGCTGGTCGCCCGATGGACAACGACTTGCTTATTGTGCCGAGCGAAATGGCGAATATGATGTTTATACCATTTCTGTTGATGGAGGAGAAGAAACTCGTTTAACCACCGAAACCGGTTTGGATGACGGCCCAGAATATTCACCCGACGGAAAATATCTTTATTACAATTCAATGGCGTCCGGCAAAATGGAGATCTGGCGAATGAATGTTGATGGCTCAAATAAAAAACAGTTAACCAATGATGCTTATTCCAACTGGTTTGCACATCCTTCTCCCGATGGAAAATATTTTGTATTCATTAGCTATCATGAAGATCAGGGAAGTGGCCATCCGGCAATGAAAGAAGTTTCGCTACGTTTAATGAATCTTTCGGACGGATCGATAAGAACACTGTGCTCTTTCACCGGCGGACAGGGAACCATTAACGTTCCTTCGTGGGCACCAGATGGAAAACGTTTTGCTTTTGTAAGCTACAAATACATCAAATAA
- the ettA gene encoding energy-dependent translational throttle protein EttA, with the protein MSDDKKIIFSMYKVSKTYPPNKTVIKDISLSFFLGAKIGIIGLNGSGKSTLLKIIAGQDEAYNGELVFAPGYSVGLLDQEPQLDESKSVIDLVKEGTQETVDVLARYEEINNEFGLPEVYENPDKMDELMKEQAELQEKMDALDAWNLDSKLERAMDALQCPPNDQPISELSGGERRRVALCRLLLQEPDVLLLDEPTNHLDAESILWLEAHLDQYKGTVICITHDRYFLDNVAGWILELDRGQGIPWKGNYTSWLEQKSKRLEQEEKGSQKRKKTLERELEWVRMAPKARHAKSKARLSAYDKMLNEDAKQKEDKLEIFIPNGPRLGDKVVEMEGVKKGFGDKLLFEDLSFKLPPAGIIGVIGPNGAGKTTLFKLIMKQLEADKGSIDIGDTVEVSYVDQTHDAIDPEKTVYEVISGGTETIMLGNKQANARAYVGRFNFNGADQEKKCGVLSGGERNRLHLAMALKSEGNLLLLDEPTNDIDVNTLRALEEGLDNFAGCAVVISHDRWFLDRIATHILAFEGDGHVHFFEGSFSEYEENRKKRMGNETPKRFKYKKLMA; encoded by the coding sequence ATGAGCGACGACAAAAAGATAATTTTTTCGATGTATAAGGTGAGTAAAACCTACCCACCCAACAAAACAGTAATTAAAGATATTTCACTTTCGTTTTTCCTGGGAGCCAAAATTGGTATCATCGGGTTAAACGGATCGGGAAAATCTACCCTGCTGAAAATTATTGCAGGTCAAGACGAGGCTTACAACGGCGAATTGGTATTTGCTCCGGGATATTCAGTAGGATTACTCGATCAGGAGCCTCAACTTGATGAAAGCAAATCCGTTATCGATTTGGTGAAAGAAGGCACACAGGAGACAGTAGATGTGTTAGCGCGTTACGAAGAAATTAACAATGAATTTGGCTTGCCCGAGGTTTATGAGAACCCTGATAAAATGGACGAGTTGATGAAGGAGCAGGCCGAGTTACAGGAAAAAATGGATGCATTGGACGCCTGGAACCTCGACAGCAAACTGGAACGTGCCATGGATGCGCTGCAATGCCCGCCTAACGACCAGCCCATAAGCGAATTATCGGGTGGTGAACGCCGGCGTGTTGCGCTGTGTCGTTTGTTATTACAGGAGCCCGATGTGCTGCTGCTTGACGAGCCTACCAACCACCTTGATGCTGAGAGTATTTTGTGGCTGGAAGCGCACCTCGATCAATATAAGGGAACGGTTATCTGCATCACGCACGACCGTTATTTCCTTGACAATGTGGCCGGATGGATTCTGGAGCTCGACCGCGGACAAGGTATTCCGTGGAAAGGGAACTACACCTCGTGGCTGGAGCAAAAATCGAAACGATTGGAACAGGAAGAAAAAGGCAGCCAGAAACGCAAAAAGACACTGGAACGCGAATTGGAATGGGTGCGTATGGCGCCGAAAGCACGTCATGCAAAAAGTAAGGCCCGTTTGAGTGCTTACGATAAAATGCTGAATGAAGACGCCAAACAAAAAGAAGATAAGCTGGAGATCTTTATTCCGAATGGACCACGCCTTGGCGATAAAGTAGTTGAAATGGAAGGTGTGAAAAAAGGTTTTGGCGACAAACTGTTATTTGAAGACCTGAGCTTTAAATTGCCGCCCGCCGGAATTATCGGGGTTATTGGCCCCAACGGTGCCGGAAAAACCACGCTGTTTAAGCTGATAATGAAACAACTGGAAGCCGATAAGGGAAGTATTGATATTGGCGATACCGTAGAAGTGAGTTATGTAGACCAAACCCACGATGCCATTGATCCGGAAAAAACAGTTTACGAAGTTATTTCGGGTGGAACAGAGACCATAATGCTGGGCAACAAACAAGCCAATGCCCGCGCTTATGTTGGCCGTTTTAATTTTAACGGAGCCGATCAGGAGAAGAAATGCGGCGTACTTTCGGGTGGCGAGCGCAACCGTCTGCACCTGGCAATGGCACTAAAATCGGAGGGCAACTTGCTGCTGCTTGATGAGCCAACCAACGATATTGATGTAAATACGCTGCGTGCGCTGGAAGAAGGTCTGGATAATTTTGCCGGTTGTGCGGTGGTAATTTCGCACGACCGCTGGTTCCTCGACCGTATTGCCACACATATCCTGGCATTTGAAGGCGACGGTCATGTTCATTTCTTTGAAGGTTCGTTCTCGGAATACGAAGAGAACCGTAAAAAACGTATGGGTAACGAAACACCAAAACGTTTTAAGTATAAAAAACTGATGGCGTAA
- a CDS encoding alpha/beta fold hydrolase — protein sequence MKLIALSILLFLNILQPSKAQNIQAPWLDIELTNYQYPYPVSTLHLHIQEQDLKMAYMDVKPDNYNGKNIVLLHGKNFNGAYWETTITALTNEGFRVIAPDQIGFGKSSKPDHFQYTFQQLAQNTKTLLDSLQITKTAILGHSMGGMLASRFALMYPETTEKLILENPIGLEDWKLKVPYKPIEWWYKNELQKDFESIKAYQLKSYYDNKWKPEYDKWVNLLAGWTLNADYKTIAWNAALTYDMIFTQPVVYEFKNIQAPTLLIIGTRDRTALGKPLVSAETRKTMGLYNELGKKTQKVIPNAQLVELEDIGHLPHIEKFDAFITPLSDFLTK from the coding sequence ATGAAATTAATTGCATTATCCATTTTATTATTCCTTAATATTCTTCAACCCAGTAAAGCCCAAAATATTCAGGCTCCCTGGTTAGATATCGAACTTACAAATTATCAATATCCATATCCGGTTTCTACCTTACATCTGCATATTCAGGAGCAAGATTTAAAAATGGCTTATATGGATGTTAAACCAGATAATTATAACGGAAAAAACATTGTTCTGCTGCATGGGAAAAATTTCAATGGAGCCTATTGGGAAACAACTATTACTGCATTGACCAACGAAGGATTTCGTGTAATTGCTCCAGATCAGATTGGTTTTGGAAAATCATCAAAACCCGATCACTTTCAGTATACATTTCAACAACTGGCGCAGAATACAAAAACACTGCTTGATTCGCTTCAAATAACAAAAACAGCCATATTAGGTCACTCTATGGGAGGTATGTTGGCCAGTCGCTTTGCTCTAATGTATCCGGAAACAACTGAAAAGCTGATACTTGAGAACCCCATCGGGCTGGAAGACTGGAAACTGAAAGTACCTTATAAACCAATTGAGTGGTGGTATAAAAATGAACTTCAGAAAGATTTTGAAAGTATTAAAGCATACCAGTTAAAAAGTTACTACGATAACAAATGGAAACCGGAATATGATAAATGGGTTAATCTGCTTGCCGGATGGACGCTAAATGCCGATTACAAAACTATTGCCTGGAATGCAGCACTAACCTACGACATGATATTTACTCAGCCGGTGGTTTATGAATTTAAAAATATTCAGGCACCTACACTTTTAATCATTGGCACAAGAGACAGAACAGCATTGGGAAAACCGCTTGTATCTGCCGAAACCAGAAAAACGATGGGGCTATATAACGAGCTGGGGAAAAAAACACAGAAAGTAATCCCAAATGCTCAATTAGTTGAATTAGAAGACATAGGCCACTTACCGCACATTGAAAAATTTGATGCCTTTATAACCCCGTTGTCAGATTTTTTAACCAAATAA
- a CDS encoding cellulase family glycosylhydrolase — protein MQRRNFIKATGLVTAGVSMAGTLSATQAGTSNALPHWRGFNLLDYFNPGKGSNSNGSTEEDFKWMADWGFNFVRFPMAYPRYIKYDTSKDITPDDVLNFDEKEVDNIQQLVDKANKHGLHVSLNLHRAPGFCVNAGFNEPYNLWQDNEAQEAFYAHWGMWAKRFASYSNKQISFDLVNEPCTREDMNDQFSQRGPIPGSLYRKVAKTALETIRSHNPNHLVVADGNNVGADVIPEIFDLEIGQSCRGYYPHYVSHYRAPWVWENPDDAPMPVWPGEIDGQKFSRETIVEFYKPWIEAVKNGVGVHCGECGCWRETPHEVFLSWFEDVISVLADHNIGFALWNFRGDFGILDSGRKDIEYEDWHGHKLDRKLLALLQKY, from the coding sequence ATGCAACGACGAAATTTTATTAAAGCAACCGGACTGGTAACTGCCGGAGTAAGTATGGCAGGGACTCTATCGGCAACGCAGGCAGGAACTTCTAATGCCTTACCGCACTGGCGCGGATTTAACCTGCTCGATTATTTTAATCCCGGAAAGGGGAGTAATTCCAATGGCTCGACTGAAGAAGATTTTAAGTGGATGGCCGATTGGGGATTTAACTTTGTCCGATTCCCTATGGCGTATCCGCGATACATTAAATACGATACATCGAAGGATATTACGCCCGATGATGTATTGAATTTTGATGAGAAAGAAGTCGACAATATTCAGCAGTTGGTGGATAAGGCCAATAAACACGGACTGCATGTAAGTTTGAACCTGCACCGCGCACCGGGATTTTGCGTAAATGCCGGTTTTAACGAGCCATACAACCTGTGGCAGGATAACGAGGCACAGGAAGCGTTTTATGCACATTGGGGAATGTGGGCCAAACGTTTTGCTTCGTATTCCAACAAGCAGATCAGTTTTGATTTAGTGAACGAACCTTGCACCCGCGAAGACATGAACGACCAGTTTTCGCAACGTGGACCAATACCCGGATCATTGTACCGTAAAGTGGCAAAAACGGCGTTGGAAACCATTCGCAGTCATAATCCAAATCATTTGGTGGTGGCCGATGGAAACAATGTTGGTGCCGATGTAATTCCTGAGATTTTCGATTTGGAAATCGGTCAGAGCTGTCGTGGATATTATCCGCATTATGTGTCGCATTACCGCGCACCGTGGGTGTGGGAAAATCCTGATGATGCGCCAATGCCGGTTTGGCCGGGCGAAATTGACGGACAGAAATTTAGCCGGGAAACAATTGTGGAATTTTACAAGCCCTGGATTGAAGCCGTAAAAAATGGGGTAGGTGTGCACTGCGGCGAATGCGGTTGCTGGCGCGAAACACCACACGAGGTTTTTCTGAGCTGGTTTGAGGATGTGATCAGTGTATTGGCCGATCACAACATCGGCTTTGCTTTGTGGAATTTTAGAGGCGATTTTGGAATTCTTGATTCCGGAAGAAAGGACATTGAATACGAAGACTGGCATGGCCATAAACTTGACCGGAAGTTGCTGGCGTTGCTGCAGAAGTATTAG
- a CDS encoding glycoside hydrolase family 140 protein, producing MVKTIIIIAFFLFTVVAGSNAQRLMVSQNGRYLVTEKGDPFFWLGDTAWELLHRCDRNEINMYLGKRASQGFNVVQTVVLAELDGLNTPNPYGDTPLKDNDPRYPNDQYFQHVDYAIEKASELGMYIALLPTWGDKLNTKSWGEGPEVFNVDNARSFGEYIGARYADCDNVVWIIGGDRNPRENSQDVKIWNAMAEGIASMAGGYKNTLMSYHPQPKEGGGSSTWFHNEKWLDFNMHQTGHCANQGTYNHITHDYNLRPIKPVLDGEPLYEDHPNCFNAKELGYSIPDDIRRIMYWNVFAGAFGQTYGCHDVWQMYKLDKTPVNQPLRPWPEALDLPMANQMKHLKNLMLSRPVLTRIPDQSMVMDPQPEDNNYVIATRDNNGTYAMIYFPTGKTTFLDFSELKGTTFNSWWFDPRTGNVFMGPSLDKSIKTKIEPPTFGKGQDWVLVVDNSREAYNKPGKTVYYKK from the coding sequence ATGGTAAAAACTATCATTATTATTGCATTTTTTCTTTTTACAGTTGTTGCGGGTTCAAATGCCCAGCGGTTAATGGTTAGTCAAAATGGTCGGTATTTGGTAACCGAAAAAGGTGATCCATTCTTTTGGTTAGGTGATACTGCCTGGGAACTATTGCACAGGTGCGACCGCAATGAGATAAATATGTATCTGGGAAAAAGAGCATCTCAGGGATTCAATGTTGTGCAAACAGTTGTTCTGGCTGAGTTGGATGGACTCAATACTCCAAACCCTTATGGAGACACACCTCTTAAAGACAACGACCCCCGTTATCCAAATGATCAATATTTTCAACATGTTGACTATGCAATCGAAAAAGCTTCTGAATTGGGGATGTATATTGCATTGCTACCCACATGGGGAGATAAACTCAATACAAAGAGCTGGGGAGAAGGGCCAGAGGTGTTTAATGTAGATAATGCCAGATCGTTTGGTGAATATATTGGAGCTCGATATGCGGATTGCGACAACGTTGTTTGGATTATTGGTGGAGACCGAAATCCCCGGGAAAATTCACAGGATGTAAAAATATGGAATGCAATGGCTGAGGGAATCGCCTCTATGGCAGGCGGATATAAAAATACTTTGATGAGCTATCATCCTCAGCCAAAAGAAGGCGGGGGTTCTTCCACCTGGTTTCATAATGAAAAATGGCTCGATTTTAACATGCATCAAACAGGACATTGCGCCAATCAAGGTACATACAATCACATTACACATGACTACAATCTTCGGCCAATAAAACCGGTATTAGATGGCGAACCGCTTTACGAAGATCATCCCAATTGTTTCAACGCAAAAGAATTAGGCTACAGTATACCTGACGACATCAGGCGAATAATGTATTGGAATGTATTTGCAGGTGCCTTTGGCCAAACATACGGATGTCATGATGTTTGGCAAATGTACAAATTAGATAAAACTCCGGTAAACCAACCTTTACGCCCCTGGCCCGAAGCACTTGATTTACCAATGGCCAATCAAATGAAACATTTAAAAAATTTAATGCTTTCCCGGCCTGTCTTAACCAGAATACCAGATCAATCCATGGTTATGGATCCACAGCCCGAGGATAACAACTATGTTATTGCCACGCGAGATAATAATGGTACTTATGCAATGATTTATTTCCCGACTGGAAAAACAACATTCCTTGATTTCTCGGAGCTTAAAGGAACTACTTTTAACAGTTGGTGGTTCGATCCCCGCACGGGGAATGTCTTCATGGGGCCATCATTGGATAAATCAATTAAAACCAAAATAGAACCACCTACTTTCGGTAAAGGGCAGGATTGGGTATTGGTTGTCGACAATTCACGGGAGGCTTATAATAAACCTGGAAAAACTGTTTACTACAAAAAATAA
- a CDS encoding PIG-L deacetylase family protein — protein MKILILFLLSLFFAFTTHAQNSKINVVVIGAHPDDADVDVAGTAYQFAQMGHNVLFVSLTNGDAGHYNKGGGALAKIRIKEAEEAGKRIGVTYKVLDNHDAELMPTLKLRHDIIRIIRNWNADVVITHRPYDYHPDHRNTAIAVQDAAFLVTVPNVAPDVSALKVNPVFLFSHDNFQKPNPFQPDIAVDISAVYDKKVYGMAAHESQFFEWLPWLNGKLEEVPDNEQDRLEWLGKMRLNTPTPAMRKSLEKWYDAETAEKAQAVEAFEICEFGRHPSDEDIKMLFPMLGK, from the coding sequence ATGAAAATTCTAATCTTATTCCTTTTAAGCTTGTTTTTTGCTTTTACCACCCATGCCCAGAATTCAAAAATTAATGTAGTTGTAATTGGCGCTCACCCCGACGATGCTGATGTTGATGTTGCTGGTACGGCTTACCAGTTTGCACAAATGGGGCACAATGTATTGTTTGTTTCGCTAACAAACGGCGATGCCGGACACTATAACAAGGGTGGCGGCGCACTAGCCAAAATAAGAATTAAGGAGGCTGAAGAAGCAGGCAAACGAATTGGAGTTACTTATAAAGTTCTCGATAATCATGATGCAGAACTGATGCCAACGCTTAAGTTGCGGCACGACATTATCCGGATCATCCGAAACTGGAATGCCGATGTGGTTATTACGCACCGTCCGTACGATTATCACCCCGACCACAGGAATACAGCCATTGCCGTTCAGGATGCGGCTTTCCTGGTAACCGTACCCAATGTGGCTCCCGATGTTTCGGCTCTAAAAGTAAACCCGGTATTTTTGTTTTCGCACGATAATTTTCAGAAACCCAATCCTTTTCAACCCGATATTGCTGTTGATATTTCGGCAGTATACGATAAAAAAGTTTATGGCATGGCAGCCCACGAGTCTCAGTTCTTTGAGTGGCTTCCTTGGCTTAACGGAAAGCTAGAAGAAGTTCCGGACAACGAGCAAGATCGTTTGGAATGGTTGGGAAAAATGCGTTTAAACACACCAACTCCTGCCATGCGTAAATCGCTGGAAAAATGGTACGATGCCGAAACTGCCGAAAAAGCTCAGGCAGTAGAAGCTTTCGAAATTTGCGAATTCGGCCGACATCCTTCAGATGAAGACATTAAAATGCTATTTCCGATGTTAGGTAAATAA
- a CDS encoding iron chaperone, protein MGKKGSMPIFRTVDDYIASQSKEAQLILQELRSIIKEAVPEVVEIPNYKVPSFTLIPGTRPQQQIMIVAYEKYVSFYPFQATIDHFADELKSFELGKGTVKFPFNKPLPQELIKRMVKYRKRNFM, encoded by the coding sequence ATGGGTAAAAAGGGATCAATGCCAATCTTCCGGACTGTGGACGATTATATTGCCAGTCAATCAAAGGAAGCACAACTAATTTTACAGGAGTTAAGAAGTATCATCAAAGAAGCTGTTCCTGAAGTTGTTGAGATTCCGAATTATAAAGTTCCGTCTTTTACGCTAATTCCGGGAACAAGACCCCAGCAGCAAATAATGATAGTTGCTTATGAAAAATATGTAAGTTTTTACCCGTTTCAAGCTACTATAGACCATTTTGCTGACGAGTTAAAAAGCTTTGAATTGGGAAAGGGAACGGTTAAGTTTCCCTTTAACAAACCGTTGCCGCAAGAACTCATTAAGCGAATGGTTAAGTACAGAAAAAGAAATTTTATGTAA
- a CDS encoding PQQ-binding-like beta-propeller repeat protein, protein MGNSQHTGYYNSPSVKTEPDILWKVKTEGQVISSPTLANNIIYVGSEDHKLYAIDATTGTVKWTYKTNGPVHSTPLVAKGKVMFLSYDGFFYALSQNNGKLVWKFKTRGESIFKVKDYYNGSFQPDFWDFYLSSAIFHNDRVYFGSSDSNVYSLNAESGEMIWTYKTGGSIHSSPAIYENSLVIGSWDSKIYCLDAESGKQNWSYSTGRDTAQYIWLGIQASPSVENGIAYIGSRDAKFYAFSIETGDTLWSNNNFDRSWMPSSAAIGKENIYTGSSDSFSFFSISKDKGDINYATKTNSYTFSSPAIDDEMVYIGSANGRLYGINLDNGEIKWEFETIGCKTDTTNVFNTEGKMDMEKIKPLVADIKDMPTLSSLYEEIFTNTGAILSSPVVSKQVIYFGSSDGFVYAITNK, encoded by the coding sequence ATGGGTAATAGTCAACATACAGGTTATTATAATTCACCATCAGTAAAAACGGAGCCAGATATTCTTTGGAAAGTAAAAACAGAGGGACAGGTTATTTCGTCTCCCACACTGGCTAATAATATTATTTATGTAGGTAGTGAGGACCATAAACTCTATGCAATTGATGCAACTACAGGAACGGTAAAATGGACGTACAAAACTAACGGCCCTGTTCATTCTACACCATTGGTAGCCAAAGGGAAAGTTATGTTCTTAAGCTATGATGGTTTCTTCTACGCATTAAGTCAGAATAATGGAAAACTTGTATGGAAATTTAAAACCCGGGGCGAATCAATATTTAAGGTGAAAGACTACTATAATGGTTCCTTTCAACCCGACTTTTGGGATTTCTATCTGTCATCAGCCATTTTTCACAACGACCGGGTATATTTTGGTTCGAGTGATTCGAATGTTTATTCACTTAATGCTGAATCAGGAGAAATGATATGGACTTATAAAACAGGAGGAAGTATCCATTCGTCGCCTGCTATCTACGAAAACTCACTTGTGATAGGTTCCTGGGATAGCAAAATATACTGTCTGGATGCCGAAAGCGGCAAGCAAAACTGGTCGTACTCCACCGGAAGAGATACGGCACAATATATCTGGCTCGGAATTCAAGCCTCTCCTTCCGTTGAAAATGGCATTGCATACATTGGCTCACGCGATGCAAAGTTCTATGCATTTAGTATTGAAACCGGCGATACCTTGTGGTCGAATAATAATTTTGACAGGTCGTGGATGCCGAGTTCGGCTGCAATTGGTAAAGAAAATATATACACTGGTTCTTCTGATTCTTTTAGCTTTTTCTCAATTAGCAAAGACAAAGGAGACATCAATTATGCAACGAAAACCAATTCCTATACCTTTTCAAGTCCGGCAATCGATGATGAAATGGTGTATATTGGTTCTGCCAATGGCAGATTGTACGGGATTAACCTTGATAACGGGGAAATAAAATGGGAGTTTGAAACGATTGGTTGCAAAACAGATACAACAAATGTATTTAACACAGAAGGGAAAATGGACATGGAAAAGATTAAACCATTAGTGGCCGATATTAAAGACATGCCAACGCTTTCTTCTTTATATGAGGAAATTTTTACCAATACCGGTGCCATTTTATCTTCACCCGTAGTATCCAAACAAGTCATTTATTTTGGCAGTTCAGATGGCTTTGTATATGCAATAACCAACAAGTAA
- a CDS encoding cold-shock protein: protein MNEGTVKFFNNDKGYGFITSNETGEDIFVHHTGLVDEITENDKVNYNKEMGQKGMNAVNVELV from the coding sequence ATGAATGAAGGAACAGTAAAGTTTTTTAACAACGACAAAGGTTATGGTTTTATCACATCAAACGAAACAGGTGAAGATATTTTTGTTCACCACACTGGTTTGGTAGATGAAATTACCGAGAACGACAAAGTAAACTATAACAAAGAAATGGGCCAAAAAGGCATGAATGCCGTGAATGTTGAGCTTGTTTAA